gttatatagagttaattacaggtagacactctcactgaccactgagtttgggtttattctaaaatgtatttCTGTTCATGCTGTTTTGCACAGTATTGTGAATATCAGTACTGTAAGTTAGCAGTACAAAACCTTTTGTATTGGTGGACCATGCAGTGGACCAAGAACCAACAAGTCAACACAATATACCAGTAAAATTCTATTTCAgtttgaacattttaaaaatatatattaatacttatattattagattattatagTTTCACTGCTAGttcaaaaaccttgtaactttataggagaaggaaaaaaaccttctgaaatttcaatggaagtcaatgtaaacatattttattccaagtcattttggagcatttctattcgtccattcgtcatgaaatTCAACTGCAAAGATTAATCTCAtgccaaaaagtaaaaatggcaaaaattagCCTGCATTTCACTGTATTTTGTTACTAATGTAGAAAAAATAGCATTTGAAAAAACTTCTTATATTGTCCTACTGGTTGAGACGTATTGTTAGTTTTTGCTTTGGTCTGCCAAACTAGGCCCACCCTTATTAAGCACTTACAGTAAGAACGGAAACTTAAACCATACTACAGATTCTGTACAATGTGTCCGTTTATTTATTGATTCTTATTTTTACCACAAAGAAGAGACAAAAGAAGAGCGAATATTACCTGTTTGCaaaaaagctgttttattagttttttttccaCACCTCAAATTCATGAATTTGGTTCAGTTTACCAGGGATGACGTTTaatgtacaaaacaaaacaaaaacgcACATTTATTATAAGCAACTGTGACATGATGGGGACCCATCTCTGATCAGACCAGTAAAGTGCATGTCTCGAATATTGTATtggactttttctttttttatatttattgtactTCCCAGGAAATTAGTATAAATTATTCTAGTTGTCTCATAAACAAATAATAGATAGTGCAAAATAGTAAATTTTCATCAGTGTCACTTAAAGGACAATACAGGAGCCTCTGTGGACCTTCTCTCTAAAGTCTGAATGTCTAGAATGTCAAAATGAACCGAATTATTGTCAAATTAAAAGAACTGCTTCTCATTTCCTGGTTTTGTTGTGATTGTTTAAAAGCTAAACTTAAAATAAGACGACTTTTTGATGCTGCTTCTGAAAGTCTGCAGTACTTTCAGAGAGGAAGTGTTAAAGTGTTACTCagcgagagagaaaatgaaagagaggGTTGTTCAGAGATTACTGCGGGATTGTTTTTATAGTTCAAAAGGGCTTAAAATGAGCTAATTTTATAACCTAAccggcacacagacacacattctCGTATTACAAAAGGCCAATCTCGTATATACAAACATGGACACAATCATTGTAGTGTCTTTATAAAACATCTTAGCAAAATATAGCCAAGGCCTATTTAAATATGCATAAATAGCATGAAAATATTTTCTCCGTTTCAGATCCAACAACAATGAAGTACAATATTCATTCAGATAAAAAGAGGAAGGATAATATCAAAATGTTGGACACAATCCCTGTTTTAATTTCTGTACAAGACGAGCACCTGCAAGACACTTTCAACCGGCAAATCATAGCTGAaaccaaaaaaatgaaaacaattattaaaaagaaaggaGATTTAGTCGAGCGATTTAGGAGatttaaaagtatttaaaaaggtGATTTCAAAAAAGTGATTTACTTTCAAGTTTGTTCTCAAACAACACATCTTTGGATGTTTTTGCAATGTTTAAAAGTCAAAATGCTTTACAACAATCAGCAACTTCACCATAAGATTATGCAAAACATCATAGAAAATATGTACAATAGTGCAGACTAAGCATTGGGCACTAATCAAGGGTAAACTAGAGATGTTGAGTCCAAGAGTGAAAAAAAATcgtgaaaataaaataagatttttgtattgtttgtgttttttcccaataaaataaaataaaaatgacacattaCTTAATgcaaattaaaatattacaaattttgatattttttaatCAGTATGAGAAATATTCACACAAATTTTACAACTTATTATAGCttttaccttaaaaaaaaaagcaaattttcggtaaaaaaaaaaaatcacattttttttttctaaacatttatttccttttttgcaTAGACGTACATATACAGTATTTCCACTCAAAGCTGGATTAAAATAATGTAGCTTGTCTGATAGCATGATGCGATGCATACGTCACGACCTGTAGCTTATTTCTGATGGAGGTTGCGTAAGATACCTGACTTACCTGCGAAACTTTGGAATGGAAAAAATGGATTGCACTTAACAGTCTGTGGGCAGGTTTGAGTCCCACTTTGTAAATTTACCCTTGTTAGCaaatgcagaagcagaaaaaccaccataaaaaaatcataaatacaaatacacatcAGTATTATTAACGcttttgatcttttttttaatgtatattaaaATCCCTGTCATCACATTAGGAAGCTGacgataaaaaaacaaaaaaaacatttaaaccacATAAATTTTCCGATTTGCAGAGTCTGTTTAAGAAACCGAAGAATCGCCCTCTTGCTCTCGCGCAGACGGCCGCTCCAGGACGTTGGAGTGTTGAGAGAGTTCGGGGAGTTTGTGCGCAACAGGCGACGAATCGCTCAGGGGTCAGTTTGCGGCCtcggggatgggcggagctcgTTCCAGTCTCATGGTCCAGGGGTCAGGGGTGGTGGGGTAGAAGGGCGGGTGTGGTAGAATGTCCTCCCTGGCCAGGGCGAAGGCAAACACCCCCCTCTtcctctccacctcctctgAGATGAGCTTCCTGTCTGTCAGGCTCTCCCTGCTGCTCGCGTCCAAGTCCTCCAGCCCTCTGCCGACCGGGGGGCGCGTCTCCGCCAGATGACCCGGCACAGGCGGTCCGTGGGCGGGCAGCCGCAGGGTCCTTTCCCCCTGGAGCGAGTGGGCGTCTGGAGGGtagaggaagctggaggagcgCCAGGCGGAGGGCTTGCGCCCCCGCCGCGGGCGCGAGACGCGGCAGCTCTGGCGCTTGATGTGCCTGTGCAGGTGGTCGGAGCGGGTGAAGCTTTTGTAGCAGTGCTCGCACTGGTACGGCCGCACGCCCGTGTGGATGCGCAGGTGGTTCTTCAGGTCGTAGTTGTGCACGAATTTGGAGTTGCAGTGGAGGCAGATGTAGGGCCGCTCGCCCGTGTGCTTGCGCATGTGGATCTTCAGCTTGTCCTGCCTTgaaagcaagcgagagagagagacacagagagagagagagagagagagagagagagagagagagagaggcagacagtgAGTAAACAGGAGGGTTTGGGGTTATCCTTCGACAGTTATGAAAGATAGGGTAGCTTCGCATGCCTTTCGTGCCTGAAAAAATCCCTGTTAAACCTCAAGACAAATGGTGCTGAAAGcaacaacccacacacacacacacacacacacacactcgctggTGGGTTCGTATGGTTAAAAAGCAGGCAGTCAAGGATGAGTGTACGTTTCACGTTTGGCTTATTTTCTGTGGTGCTCCAGCTCGAATCGCTCGCTTGTTCGCTCGCTCTGATCTGCTTTTCGTTTTCAAGCCTTTTCCGCCGAGCCGCCGCCGCCCTGTAGTAGTACAGTGGCTGCCTCTCGAGAAGTGAAATGAAGGTAGTATTCTCTTACTAGTGATTACAGTATGGAAACCACTGTGAAGCTCTGAAGGGGGTTGACCACAACATTGCACAAAGTGTTTCACAATTGCATTTGCATGCGTGGGGTGCACAGGCTCCTCTTCAGCACTCTCACACCTTCTCCCTGAGAGCCTGACATGGTTCGGTCTAGCCGACTCCTCAACCAACCTTCCTGTTATTCAAGCCGTTCACTGCCATTGTGCTTTATGACTATATGACCTTCAAAAGGCTTTTTGAGAACTTTGATCTATAAATATGAAGCATGTCCCTCAAACAGCCCTTTGAAAGGGTCCGGTTGAAGAAGCCGTGCTGACGACGCATGTGTGTTCCTCTTCAGCATGAGCAATAAAGGCAATTTGCCCACAATGATGTCCAGATTTTCCTCAGAGCTATGAATAATTAAGCTGTGCTTTGTTCTGAATGTGCACAGTGTGTTTCAGCCAGTGCCGCAACCAGGGTATAGTCCTGGCTAGTTCCTGACGTCCATTTGAGCTGCAAATCGGTTGTTTAGGAACCTTGAGCACCATGAACTTCACCTCCCTGCCGAGTATGTACCACGGTGGGGCAGGCGGCGGGGATCCAGGAGCTGGGGGAAGCTGGGGAAATCTGTGGCCTGTGGCTCACCTGCCCTAACGTCAGGTCTGCCCACCTGAGTACTGAGTATCTGGCTTGCCCTGAAGTGTGCTGTGGTCAGGAGAGGCGTAAAGCTTACCTTGTGAAGCGGACCTCGCAGATGGTACACATGTAGGGCTTCTCCCCAGTGTGTGTCCGCATGTGCCGAGGTAGTTTTCCCGCGCCCTGGATCACCTTGTTGCAGATGGGACACTGCTGTGACGCTTTGGGCTTCAGCTTGCGCTCTTCCTCCAGCTGCCAAGGGGGAAACAGCGTCCCCAGGTGGGACGCTGAGAGAAAGCTCAGGTAGTTACGAAGGTCTGCCTCGTCTTTGATCTGGCTAAGAGAAGGCTCAGGGCCCATGCCAACCCCAGGGCTCATGAAGTCTTTGAGGAAGTCTCTGTGGAGCAGGGCATTGGGGAGCTCTTCTTTCAGCTCCTCTTTGATGACCTCTTTCTTGATGGCAAGGTCTAAGGGGCCGCTCTCCAGCGGGGCTGAGGGGTAAGGGTGAGGCGGGCGGTGGGGATCCAGGAGCTGGGGGAAGCTGGGGAAATCTGTGGCCCACATTGGGGGATAGAATCCAGGAAGCAGCGAGGAGAAGCCCGTTCCTCCTCTCTCCAGGCCTGGCATCTTTGGGTACAGCCCTTCTTGAAGAAGGGACTCGATAGAGAAGTCTTTCAGAGCTCTGCCCTCCAGTCCCTCTTGCTCCCTGGGTTTGTCACCCCGTAGGGTGTCGGGAGTGTCCGAATGGCACCTCTGGGAGTCAGGCCGGTCTCGGCCTGGGCGAACCCTCTGCTGGGAGCTGCAATGTGGGCTTTCTGCTCCCCTCTCTCCGCCAGCAGGTTGTCTTTCCTGGTTGTCAGCAAGATCTGCTTGTACTGATCGTTCGCTGATCTCATCCTCATCACGATCCTCTCCATCTTTTGACTCATCTTCCACCTCTTCCCCcatttcctcctcctcctcttcctcctcatcctcttctTCGTCCTCCTCTTCAAACTCCTCCtcatctccctctccttctcctcccccAGTGCCTCCTCCCCCTCCGCCTGTGTCCATGATCTCCAAGCACACGCTGATGATGCAGGGGATTTCCAAAAGCCGCGCCGCACCCAGGATCTCCTTCACGTTGGACGCGGTCACCGTCAGCGTGGATGTGTAGGCA
This sequence is a window from Salminus brasiliensis chromosome 18, fSalBra1.hap2, whole genome shotgun sequence. Protein-coding genes within it:
- the zbtb7c gene encoding zinc finger and BTB domain-containing protein 7C — protein: MAHGEEDLIGIPFPNHSSDVLCSLNEQRRNGLLCDVVLVVKDQEYRTHRSVLAACSQYFKKLFTVATGDGDPSQHGVYELDFVAPESLTAILEFAYTSTLTVTASNVKEILGAARLLEIPCIISVCLEIMDTGGGGGGTGGGEGEGDEEEFEEEDEEEDEEEEEEEEMGEEVEDESKDGEDRDEDEISERSVQADLADNQERQPAGGERGAESPHCSSQQRVRPGRDRPDSQRCHSDTPDTLRGDKPREQEGLEGRALKDFSIESLLQEGLYPKMPGLERGGTGFSSLLPGFYPPMWATDFPSFPQLLDPHRPPHPYPSAPLESGPLDLAIKKEVIKEELKEELPNALLHRDFLKDFMSPGVGMGPEPSLSQIKDEADLRNYLSFLSASHLGTLFPPWQLEEERKLKPKASQQCPICNKVIQGAGKLPRHMRTHTGEKPYMCTICEVRFTRQDKLKIHMRKHTGERPYICLHCNSKFVHNYDLKNHLRIHTGVRPYQCEHCYKSFTRSDHLHRHIKRQSCRVSRPRRGRKPSAWRSSSFLYPPDAHSLQGERTLRLPAHGPPVPGHLAETRPPVGRGLEDLDASSRESLTDRKLISEEVERKRGVFAFALAREDILPHPPFYPTTPDPWTMRLERAPPIPEAAN